GGTGAAGCTGCTTTGTCGCGCTAGAAGTCCCATGACACCGCCAGGCGAGCGAGCTCCGTCAGCTGCCAAAACTTCCGTGCTGCCTGATGTTCGAAGGGTAGAATGCGCGAGCCACCTGGCTTTGATCTCCTTTCCCTGCGGCGAACCGGATCCCTGCGCAACGATGGACTAAGCGGTACCATCGCATGGGTTGGGTGGGGGGTCCtcgtatatatacgtatgtgcATATGTTGTGGCCGCGGGGGTGTTCTCCTTATCGTCCGTGTCGGCTGCGGTATCCCTGGGTTAGTTCTTCTATGTGCCACGGTTCCCTCTCCCTTAGGGGCATTCCTGGCGTCTATTGGGGATGGGgcgtttgttggtgttgaggGGCTTCTGCGGGGTCATTGGATAATGTCTGAAAGGTATGGTTGTTTCAGGTTCGCGCTCAGGGGGTACGGATGGTGCGCGTATGCGGATTAcctttgtgtgtgcttgtgcttcCACTTTGCTCTGCTGCTTAGAACTGGTAGTTGTCAACAAGGGTAGATTTGTTGCGTCTGTTCCATCGTAAGCTAGTAGCTGTTTTCCCGCCCCTTGCTAGTTGCTTCATGATAATACAGGGTTGTGGTCATTCTTCTACGTAACAGTGAGCGCTCCGTAAGCGGGGTCGAATATATTTCCCGCTGTTATTTGTTACCTATTTTCAGGGTGTGCCACTTCGGTTCTGCAAGTGGGATGAACTCACGTCAGCGTCCTGTATCTTGCAAGCGGCAGGAGACGTGTGGGTGAGCAGCACCTAAATGGGTAAAATTGATTTTGAGGGATGATAGGAAAGATTTTCAGGTGGAAACCGTCCCATGAAATTGATGTGAGCTgctttttattatatttctTGAACTTTGGTGACATCTATCCACTTTATTCTCAATCATGTGTTTCATATCTACATAGGATAAGATGAGAAGTAGtgctaatttttttttagcgaATAGTAGTAGCGGCGGACTTTCGAAATATCGCCCCCGATTTCGGCCGAGAAGACTTGTGTTGCCGGTAAATCCTTCTGATGTGCATAGCATTAGTCGAGCGGATAATCCCATGTACGCGAAATATCAAGAGGGTATTCGATTGAGAAGGAGGGCGGAGCGCCGCGGTGTAATTGCACTTTCTCTCGTTCCGTCTGAACGCAGCGTGGGTGATGCTTTTCGGATTATGGTTGAGGTgtgtgaaaaggaggggtTCTTCGAGTCAAAGTCGTCCACACCAAATTATCTCCGTAAAGTACGTGAATTAATCAAGCGCGCTGAGACGGAATTAGGGACCGGGGAAAGAGTCGAAAATACGTCCGCGAACCCATCTTTTTACGACATTGGCTTGTCAGAAGCGAGAGATTTATCAAGAAACGCAGATAAATCGCGTCATGCTGAGGGCAATATCGAAACGAGGGAGATAGACTCACTGTGGAGTCTACTAAATGCTACCCCACTTGATTCCCCCGTTCATGGGATTTTGGCCTTGAGGGGAAAGGCCCTCCTTGAAAGTATAATTGCTAACACCgtacaacaacaatatccACGGCTGCGGTCAAAGCACTTGCAGGAAATCATACATGAGTGTTGTAGTCTTTTGGCATGTGGTAGAGCCGCGTTCCGTCTGGGATTCGCTGACGTTTGTGGAATTAATGGGGAGATAAACATGTGGCGTGAACTCAATGTCCTCACTGAGAGGTTCAATACCGCACGACATAAGGCTGCTGCTCACCTCCAACGTGTGGAGAAAGGAGTGACACAACAAAGACGATGGTATTGGAGGGGCGTTCTCAGGTCTTCATCTAAGCGATTGAAACAGTTCCCTGTACGTCAAGGTGATTTACTCCCCCGAATGGAGTGGATAAGGGAGTCTGTGTACGCATTCGTTGCCTTTGTGGATCTGGCAGAAAAATCAGGTGACAATGTCCGTGTAGTGCCACTGATTGAAAATCTGTTCTGTGGTCAAATATCCTCGTTTGTAAGCACCAACCAGACACTTAAGAAGGCGCATAGGATGGTTGATATGCTGTCAAAAGCAAGAATTGAATGTGATACCACaacggaaaaagagaaaatacaACAATTAGAGTCTCTTTCTACTGACATTGAAAATGAGCTTGCCGCCCTCGAACAATTCACTGATGACGAGTTAGGAGTTATGAGCCGTGTCGTTCATCCGCTTAATGCTCGGAGCGACAACCGGAAAGAGCAGTTTTCGTCCAGTGGTGGTGCCCATGCGGTGCAAAGTCTTAGGGATGACATCTTCGACGATTACCGGGTAACTCGTCACAACAAAGAGGCGCCCCCTATGGTGATCAACTGTATGCGCCCACAAAATGCTCTGAAAGAGGCTCAAATCATTCTCCGCTACGATCCGAATGTGTCAGAAACATTGTCGTCATCTCCTATAGATGTCGACCAGGTGATCCGAAGGGTCACTGAGGTACACGAAACCAATTCTTACGCTACGCTTTACAATTTCCAGCAGTTTAGGCAGGTTGAATATACGGTTTGCCGGCTTTACGCAGGAAAGCGTTGTATTGGCCAAGGAAAAGGCGAAACCCTGATGGAATCAGTAAACGAAGCGGCCCAGCACACACTTCTTAATTATTATCTTAAAGACGTGAGCAATGCGAACTCccgtgaaaaagaagaggacgCTGTCACCGAGGCCTTCAGTGCCACTCCACCTGAGTTGACGGAGGTCCGCGTCAAAGAGGCTACGGAGGAAGAAGTTATTTTTTGACACCTCTTTTCCACAAACATTgaagttttaaaaaaaacctacGTGTTGTTTTGCGGATATCGGTTTAGTTTAATATTTAAGTTTGAAATTATTGACTTGCTACTGGTCGATCATACAGAACACTTCCTTCTTGTTATTAAGTGAATT
This sequence is a window from Trypanosoma brucei gambiense DAL972 chromosome 7, complete sequence. Protein-coding genes within it:
- a CDS encoding spliced leader RNA PSE-promoter transcription factor, putative, whose protein sequence is MRSSANFFLANSSSGGLSKYRPRFRPRRLVLPVNPSDVHSISRADNPMYAKYQEGIRLRRRAERRGVIALSLVPSERSVGDAFRIMVEVCEKEGFFESKSSTPNYLRKVRELIKRAETELGTGERVENTSANPSFYDIGLSEARDLSRNADKSRHAEGNIETREIDSLWSLLNATPLDSPVHGILALRGKALLESIIANTVQQQYPRLRSKHLQEIIHECCSLLACGRAAFRLGFADVCGINGEINMWRELNVLTERFNTARHKAAAHLQRVEKGVTQQRRWYWRGVLRSSSKRLKQFPVRQGDLLPRMEWIRESVYAFVAFVDLAEKSGDNVRVVPLIENLFCGQISSFVSTNQTLKKAHRMVDMLSKARIECDTTTEKEKIQQLESLSTDIENELAALEQFTDDELGVMSRVVHPLNARSDNRKEQFSSSGGAHAVQSLRDDIFDDYRVTRHNKEAPPMVINCMRPQNALKEAQIILRYDPNVSETLSSSPIDVDQVIRRVTEVHETNSYATLYNFQQFRQVEYTVCRLYAGKRCIGQGKGETLMESVNEAAQHTLLNYYLKDVSNANSREKEEDAVTEAFSATPPELTEVRVKEATEEEVIF